The following proteins come from a genomic window of Caldisalinibacter kiritimatiensis:
- the rph gene encoding ribonuclease PH, whose amino-acid sequence MKRIDGRNYDQIRNVNITRNYIKHPLGSVLIEMGDTKVICTAMVEDKVPPFLKNTGTGWVTAEYSMLPGSTQHRKIRASSKGRIDGRSQEIQRLIGRALRSVVNLEDLGERTVWIDCDVIQADGGTRTASITGAFVALVDALYALYKEGTIFYIPIKDFLAAISVGIVEGNRLLDLCYVEDSSAKVDMNIVMTGNKEFVEIQGTGEEAPFSMDDLNELLRLAQKGNQELIDKQKEVLGEIAKLVGQEKPTEGEKEDE is encoded by the coding sequence ATGAAAAGAATTGATGGAAGAAATTACGACCAAATAAGAAATGTTAATATAACGAGAAATTACATAAAGCACCCTTTAGGGTCAGTTTTAATAGAAATGGGAGATACAAAAGTAATTTGTACTGCTATGGTAGAGGATAAAGTACCACCGTTTTTAAAGAATACAGGTACAGGATGGGTAACTGCTGAATATTCAATGTTACCTGGTTCTACTCAGCATAGAAAAATCAGAGCTTCATCAAAAGGAAGAATTGATGGTAGGAGTCAAGAGATACAAAGGTTAATAGGAAGAGCTTTGAGGTCTGTTGTAAATTTAGAAGATTTAGGTGAAAGAACTGTATGGATAGATTGCGATGTTATACAAGCAGATGGAGGAACTAGAACAGCGTCTATAACAGGGGCTTTTGTGGCTTTAGTTGATGCGCTTTATGCATTGTATAAAGAAGGTACTATTTTTTATATACCAATAAAGGACTTCTTGGCAGCAATCAGTGTTGGAATAGTAGAGGGTAATAGGCTACTTGATTTATGTTATGTAGAGGATTCAAGTGCTAAGGTTGACATGAATATAGTAATGACAGGTAATAAAGAATTTGTAGAAATACAAGGTACTGGAGAAGAAGCTCCATTTTCTATGGATGATTTGAATGAATTATTAAGATTAGCACAAAAGGGTAATCAAGAATTGATAGATAAACAAAAAGAAGTGCTTGGTGAGATTGCTAAGCTAGTTGGACAAGAAAAACCGACAGAAGGAGAAAAAGAAGATGAGTAA
- a CDS encoding XTP/dITP diphosphatase: protein MSKIDIVVSTGNKHKIEEIKDILMELPINVLSKNDVGLESLDVVEDGETLEENALKKASEISKRVNKIVIADDTGLFVDKLGGRPGVYSSRYAGEEATFEDNNKKLLKELENVPMEERTAKFMTVIAIVMPDGAYDTVIGECKGKIAFTPKGNGGFGYDPLFIVDGYDKTFAELGNDLKNKISHRAKALNKLREKIRTIIGNGRK, encoded by the coding sequence ATGAGTAAAATAGATATAGTAGTTTCAACAGGTAATAAGCATAAAATAGAAGAAATAAAGGATATTCTTATGGAATTACCAATTAACGTATTATCAAAAAATGATGTGGGACTAGAAAGCTTAGATGTAGTTGAAGATGGAGAAACCTTAGAAGAGAATGCATTAAAAAAAGCATCAGAGATTTCAAAGAGAGTAAACAAAATAGTTATAGCTGATGATACAGGTTTATTTGTTGATAAACTCGGAGGTAGGCCTGGAGTATATTCTTCGAGATATGCGGGCGAAGAAGCTACTTTTGAAGATAATAATAAAAAATTATTAAAAGAGCTAGAAAATGTACCAATGGAAGAGAGAACGGCTAAATTTATGACTGTTATAGCTATAGTAATGCCAGATGGTGCATATGATACAGTTATAGGAGAATGTAAAGGAAAGATAGCTTTTACTCCTAAAGGTAATGGTGGATTTGGTTATGACCCATTGTTTATAGTTGATGGATATGATAAGACTTTTGCTGAACTAGGTAATGATTTAAAAAATAAAATTAGTCATAGAGCTAAGGCTTTAAATAAGCTAAGAGAAAAAATAAGAACTATCATAGGGAATGGTAGAAAATGA